The genome window ACCAGCTTATCGCCCTGGCTGGAATTTCGGACCAGCTCGATCATTTCTTCACATTGTCTTGAAGTGAACGACGCAGGATCAAACCTTTCCAGGCCATGGCGTTCCAGGAACCGGCGAACATCCGAGGAAAGCGGCACATACTTCATGGACCAGTTGCTGAACGTCCGATTTTCAAGAGGCTCCTCGATCAGCGTGGTAATATTACGATGTCGGCTGTCTCCCTGAATTCGTGCGTAGGTTTTCCGGACATCCTCCTCCTCACCCTCGAGGTACTGGAAAAAATGATTGTCCC of Marinobacter sediminum contains these proteins:
- a CDS encoding BLUF domain-containing protein; translation: MSLMRLAYASEATFEAKPVEQGVEPHVARILMTSRRNNGKSDLVGGLYYGDNHFFQYLEGEEEDVRKTYARIQGDSRHRNITTLIEEPLENRTFSNWSMKYVPLSSDVRRFLERHGLERFDPASFTSRQCEEMIELVRNSSQGDKLVNYDSAAMSGAKVQAFSPGLRAGLLVAAACLMGALFYAGSLL